CGCCGCTGCAGGTACCGGGCGCGCAGAAAGCGCTGGTTGTAGTCGTCCCGCCGGCGCAGCAGGGCCTCGGCCAATGCCGTCAGTTCTGCCACTTCAGCCAGCCCAGGTAGTTGCTGTAGCGCTGATGCAGGTACTTAAGCTTGAGGATGTCGTCATACATGTGACCGTAAAGCTTGCGCCCTCTGGCCCAGTCGCGCAGCACACCCTCGATGCGGGCCAGGCGCTTGCGCACCTCGGCCGCCGTCAGCCCGTCGAGGCCGCGCTCGAACTCAGCCTCCACCTCGGCCACCGGGTCGTCCCGCTCGAGACCGAGCCGGTCGAACTCCTGGCAGGAGCGGTCAAACAGGCCACGAATCCAGCTGATCCGATCGACACGCAGGGTGGTCTGGCTGTCTTGCTCGAAGGCAGGGGCATCCGGGTTTTGGGTCAGCTTGTCGTGCATGACAAAGGGGATCATCTGGCGCATGTCCTCGAAGCTCACCGCGTGATCGCCGCGAAAGTAGGCCATCGCCTTGATAAATTGAATGCAGGTCATCAGCGCCCGCACGGAAAAGCCGTTCAGGGACTGACTACCCAACTCGACCTGGGCGCTCTTGCCGGTCTCCTCGGTGTTCAAGGCGCTAAACTCGAGACCTGAGAGCTTGACCGTGTCCTTGGTCATGTACTCGAACTGGTTGGCGGCGGGCTCAAAGAACTCGAAGTGACTGGCGAAGAACTCCAGCCGGCGGCGCAGCAGGGCCGGGAACTCCACCGCCAGGATCTCGCGCTCGAGCCGGTCGAGTTCCTCGGGGCTGAAGATGATCTGCGCCGGCACCACCTGCTCGGGCTGGATGCCGTCCTCAATGCGCAGCAGCAACTCGTTGAGAAAGCGCGTGTTGAAGTGCAGCGCCTTGACAACAATGTCGATGCGGTCGCGCAGGGCC
Above is a genomic segment from Thiorhodovibrio litoralis containing:
- a CDS encoding AAA family ATPase, whose amino-acid sequence is MRQRDRYAKISQSPTRPAAERPQHDFDVADLYRGPVASSEPATAQVDEQPLDEKLRQAYFWIVNHAIISPFYDIEYNDAPPMRFDFGDRKVAINLPTDQSYSSYALAPLLNLAVRRRCLLVGGPGRGKTAIAILMGVLAGYNLHEIRRAIQHGQPQMTIADLLGNPLPATLINAQSMDEVKIAWRRWLSMRVKIIDEYNRIPTRTQSALLTTMADNYAELYDQVYECPPAAWYLTANDDAGGGTYQVIEALRDRIDIVVKALHFNTRFLNELLLRIEDGIQPEQVVPAQIIFSPEELDRLEREILAVEFPALLRRRLEFFASHFEFFEPAANQFEYMTKDTVKLSGLEFSALNTEETGKSAQVELGSQSLNGFSVRALMTCIQFIKAMAYFRGDHAVSFEDMRQMIPFVMHDKLTQNPDAPAFEQDSQTTLRVDRISWIRGLFDRSCQEFDRLGLERDDPVAEVEAEFERGLDGLTAAEVRKRLARIEGVLRDWARGRKLYGHMYDDILKLKYLHQRYSNYLGWLKWQN